The sequence tataatcataataaatttaaaattaaaaataaattaataaaacaaaaattgtttgctaaatattttataattaaattttaataaaaattgtgtattatgggttgaatagatttataaattatttttacagggtcaaatatgcatttttaatattttaaaaagatatttggtgcaaaaaaaatatcaaaatctttgcccagtCACATGAGGgacgcgtgcgcaacaatcattcatatgaaggggcgagtgtgctaattttttaaaaggttagggttgaagatacttattaaaatttcacaggagaGAAGTgtacattttcaatatttaataggggtgtttggtgcaaataattCTAAATAAATTACTTCTAGAAAGTAGtcaagttgtttttttttttttttttttaagttttaaatgacaataataatataaaaaaattaaaacgtaTTACAAGTTACACGTCAGCCTACCTGATTCAATCATCTTCTTCCATTGTTGAAGTTTGACCAAGCTTTCTCCAACTCTTTTAGTTATGGCATATGCAGCTGTAGCTTCTCTTACCAAACTCGTAAACCAGATCTTCCCCAATCTTCAATCCTATTTCCTTCTCTGTCCCAGAAAAAAGATAGCATCTGTCATCCCTCCATGACAACCTCGTTTTCTTGcaatattttcttcaaaatttccCGGAAAACAGTGGCGAGACCATCAGCGAATGGGATGTTCGAATCCGGGATGCTGCGGATCAAGCGAAAGTTATAATCCTATCCCACGTCTCAAAGAAAGACGCGGCTCGAGACGAAGACGAGTTTGGTGCATTCCAACGTTGCATCGACGAAGTTGATTCGATCGTGGCAGAGGCCACGAAAATGAAAGAAATTCAGGAGAAAGAAGATAATAATCTGCCTGCCAAAACTTCATCGGCTCCCAAAGAAACCATGGTGGGAGTGGATCAAGACTTGATTCAAATAAAGGATCGAGTCATGGGAGATGAGCAGAATCTCCAAATCATCCCGATCACCGGGATGGGAGGTATTGGCAAGACAACTCTGGCTAGAAATGTTTACGAAGATAAATCGACCGTCGACTTCTTCGATACTCGTCATTGGGTGACGATATCCCAAGAATATATTGTCCCAGATATTCTTGGAAGCATCCTTTCTGTCAAAGGGGAGGAAGCAGAGTTGTTAATCGAACGTGTGTACAAAAGTTTAAAGGGTAGGAGATATCTTATCGTGATGGATGATATGTGGCATTCAGAAGTTTGGGTTAAAGTCCGAAGGGCATTCCCCGACGACTTTAACGGCAGTCGTGTGATTATTACGACGAGGTTGTCTGAAGTGGCCTTGAACATCGATTCTGACAGCCCCCTTCATCGGATGCAACTCTTGGATGATGATAAAAGTTGGGCTCTGTTTCGTAGCAAGGCTTTTGCAGACGAGTGTCCTCCTAGCCGCCATATGAAAGAAATTGGGAAATCCATTGCAAGAAACTGCAAAGGACTCCCACTCGCGATTGTGGTGATGGCTGGAATGCTGAAAGCCAACAAAAAGAGAAAGTACTGGGAGAATATTGCAGAAAACGTGAACGTAGCATCCACCATAAATGATGATCGATACTCGGGAATCTTCTCTTTGAGTTACAGTAACTTGCCTCGTCACTTGAAATCTTGCTTTCTATATATGGGAGTCTTTGCAGAGGATTACGAGATCCCTGTCAAAAAGCTGATTAAATTATGGGTTGCCGATGATTTTTTGGAACCATCATCAGACTCTAAAAGCTTGGAAGAGTTGGCTGAGGAGTACATAGAAGATCTGGTCGAGCGAAGCCTCGTTTTGGTCGCGCGTAAGAGATCTAATGGCAAGATTAGATATTGCAAGATCCATGATGTTTTGAGGGATCTAAGCATCACAAAAGGTAGAGAAGAAAGGTTTGTTGGGCATGTCAACTACATGGATAAAAGCAAAATTACTCTTTCGAAACTGGTTGAAAGCCAACAACGCCTGATTATTCATACTGATCAAGCGGGCttcaaaaaaaccaaaatttgcaACTCAACAGTTCATACTCTTCTATATTTTGGCTCAAAAACTAGTGCACTCTCCTCATTTGCTTCAAAGCTTACATCACTAAGGGTGTTGGACGAACTACTTGTAGATTCCACGTTTTTCCCCGATCAAATCTGCAAACTAGTTAACTTGAAGTACCTTGCTTTTACATATAACAAAAGCGATAAATGCGTGATTTCTCGATCCATCTCCAAGCTCCAGAATCTGGAAACCTTGATCATCGAACGGGGCGGTCTTCCTGCGGATTATATGTGTGAAGTAATTCTGCCACTGGAAATATGGAAAATGCCAAGATTGAGGCATCTCGTCCTGATGAGGAATACTTCCTTGAGCTTTCCCTATCGCGATGGGCTAGGTGGAACATACTCGGCTCTAGAAAACTTGCAAACCCTTTCGAATGTGATGAATTTCAAATTCACCAAGGAGACAGTAAAAGGCTTTCCAAACCTAAAGAAACTGAGGATCCAATACCATAGCATTGAACCTAAAAACTGGGCAAAGTTTGGGCTTGACAATCTTGTGTACCTGCAAGAACTAGAGGAGTTAAATTTCCGCATCCATGCTGGCCCCGCACGTGTAGGTGGTAACCCTTTGTCTACAAATCTTGCCTATCTGCAAGAACTAGAGGAGTTAAATTTCCGCTTCCTTGCTGGCTACGCACGTGTAGATGGTAACCTTTGGTCTACAAATCTTGCCTTTCCACGGAGGCTTAGGAAGCTCACTTTGAGGCGCTCTGCAATCCAATGGGAGAAGATGTGGATGGTGGGTTCCTTGCCGAATCTTGAAGTTCTCAAACTGATGAAAGACTCATTCGTGGGTAAGGAGTGGGAACCAACCGAAGGAGAGTTTCTTGTACTAAAATACTTGGAGATGGAGAGCATAAACCTGAGGGACTGGAAGGTCGAAAGCCATTATTTCCCATGCCTCGAGACGCTGGTTATTCGATGGTGTTACGCCTTGAAGGAGGTTCCATCCAGCGTGGGAGACATACCTACACTTGGGAGAATAACATTTCATAGTTGCAATATTGAAGCAGAGCACTCCGTGAGGCTAATAGAAGCTGAACAACAGAGCCTGGGAAATGATGTGCTCAAAGTTTGGATAGTCTATCCATCAGAACGTTTAGAAACTACATCCCAACAGTGAAGACGAAACCAGAATATTGGTGGGACTGGACGACAAGGCCGGATCAGAGAGTTGCTCGACGGCGGCATTCGCGAACTGTTCCAACTTCATCCTTGATCTAGCTATTtcaatttatatacatatatactagtgtgttttttacacacacatatatactaGCGTGTGTTTTTTCAAGTTCATTTTATTTGAAACAAAATGAAAATGGGGAATGGATCCCCTACTGTGGCCCTTGCCACAGTAGGGGGTGCTGTGGTGTTAAAACGACACCACAGCactattttccttttttttttattttttttatatagaatttgatttgatttgatttgtcttttgttttctttttttacctttttttaatacagtttatttttttttttagtttttttatattatcaattttttttaatcaattttttaattataatttatcattttacaatatatattataataatacatCAACTAATAAAATATGTcaatatgaaaacaaaaataaataattatacgttttataataaaaaatgaaataaaaaatgaaaataagctaaaaaaattttaaaaaagaaaattttgagaGGGTATAAAAGAAAGATGAAAACTAAAAGtccaaaaaactaaaatttaaataatatatataatttaaagaaGAAAATTGTGTAGTAGTGCTAAAAAATTATCAGTataaaagtatatatatactagtttatttttatttttttttagtttatatattttaattttttttttacactttatgactttttgttttgttttgtttttatttttaatacattataattttttaaaaatatatatatttttatatatatactattttctttttatcttgtcaaattttattgtgtaattttttttttataatttaactTTTATACTGATAATTTTTAGTACTACTGCACAATTTTCTTCTTctattcatttttaaaaaaattataacaggaaatgagaatatttaatataaaaagtttgattttttttatcatttgcatttcagtttttttctaattgtttgattaccgagcttatttatttttgaagtaaaacatataattatttatttataattccaTATTGACATATTTAATCCattgatatattattatattatatattttaaaagaataaatgtTAACAAAAAATTGATACAAGAAAAATtgacaatatataaaaattaaaaaattaaactgtattaaaaaaagataaacaaaaagaaaaaaaacaaataaaataaaatcaaaatatatatattaaaaaaatggaaaaatggTGATGTGGTGTCGTTCTGACAGCACAGCATCCCCTACTATGGCCTTGCCACAGTAGGGGATCCACTCCCATGAAAATGACATTGAAATTGTAAATTTTCACAATTCATGTTAATTATACATATGTAATtaactataaaaataaacacgcttgtttaatttttactttttttaaaaaaaaaaatttggtctGAAACTTTGATGACTTATGTTAGTTGCATGTTTCAGCCTTTTGACATGTTTCTGGACGCTAGAGTTTTCAAGATTCGAATTGTTTCTAGAGTTGAACCCAAATCGACAGGTCAGAACTATACGTGTCTCTCCGTATTCGAAAGAGATTGGATAGTCCGATCTTGGTTAGGTCGGTCTTATCCGGTTTGGTCCTTCCAATCCGGTTCGGATCTCCATGCCATTTATGAACGTTCGGATATAGATTTTACAACCTGATTTGCCTAATTAATGACCCCCTTAACATGTTTTAACATTTAATTGCATAAAATAAAACTCAAGTCACTGCACATACTAAGGATTATGACCAAACTAATAATTTATATGTTTGATTAATAACAGGGGCGTAGACAGAAAAAAATTTCACCATGGGCTGACTgattccatgaaaaatttaaaataatttaaataaaatatttaaaaattaaaatatattaaaaatataatttataatcaaAGAACACTCGCAAAAAATTAATGAtactataaatattatatagtgacaaaaaaatataatctaCTAAAGATGTGATCAACGTTACAAGTGAGATGACTTTGAAAAAATGTTGGtggttgtaaaaaaaattaaattttatatatataatatattaaaccaTTGCATTCAATTGATATCCTTACAATATACtcaaaatgaaaaatatgatgtctcaaataatataatacatcatgaaaaaatttaaaaaccacTCAAAAACACCTCATTTATGATCAAAGAAAAGAATAaactttaaatatataaatcctaaaaataaattACTTGAAAATACAAACCATTTCCATTttccaattaaaaaaaatacaaaaatgtcATAGAAAGTCATAGAAACTAAGATTAAATCATTTCAAAAAGTTCACTTCACAATTATTTACAAGAAACCCACAATTACAcacatcaataaaatcaagcagttcaaaaataacaaaatataattttagaaaATACAAAAGTCTtgataaaaattgaatttttagaGAAATTTAAAAGAAACATGACTGGAAGAATATCTGTTTTctctttctttgaattttttttaacaaatcaaACGAAACAAAACtcacaaatatattttaaaaaataagttgGACCAAATATTTGgctaattaaaaaatttaacctGGGCTAAGAGTACACATATATTATaactaataatttaaaaaaaattgacccTGGGCTGGAGCCCACCCCAGCCTTTGGGGTGGCTCAGACCCtgattaataatttattagaaTTCTTTATAGTGGCCAATACCAAACGTAATTAGGTCCATATAGTCTCAAGCTCACAAGACTGGATAAAATTTTCTAGATTCACAGACTTAGCCTACTAATGTTGTTTTACGTGCTCTTTATTACTACGGATTTGCTTGTCTACTGAAAGTGTCTTATGGTATTGGTTGTCATCATCAAAACTAAATTACTTAACAAACATTAAATCAGACAATGACAAAGAAATAGGAAAATCAGAGTTGATTATAAGATTGGGGAATTTAATTGAACATAacaggaaaaataaaaataaaggatAAAAAACATTGAATGattcgaaaatcaaacaagAAAATGATTTAAGAAATCATAGttgtttaaaatatagataaactgtgaaataatatttgatattgaatAAGAAGTGAAAAATATTGTATATCAACTTTCATTTGCAAAATTTTACGACTATTCATAATGCATTCAAGTTTGATATTCACGTACAACGCACATACCTgctattagtttttttttttaaatgaccaGATAATTAACTAAGAGATTATTACATTTTGTTTACTATATGAATAGTATAAATTATGATGccccaaaaaatatataagtcTGATCCGACCAAAACtcgaacccgaacccgaacccgataGCCCATACTTTAGGAAAATTCCCAAAGCCCATTTAGTTTTTCCATGTTTAGAAGTCCAAGCTAAAAAGGGTTCATTCGATGCACAAGGTAGATCCCATGGTTCAAACCCTAACGCCTGAGTCCATTGGTCCAAGCCCTGTTAGAGAAAGATAGTTGACCGGCCTAGGCCCAAAAATGAAGGTTTGGAATATCGGTAGCATTTGAGAATCTCTAATAGATAGAGATAAACTACCACAACTCCGGGATTATGATAAGATTGGTAAGTCGATTCAAGAGTCCTAGCCGCCATAATAATTGAGTCCTACCTTAGCACAAATTCTATCCTGATAAGGTAATTCACCTCTCcagcccctataaatacaggtattatTTATGGTTTTATAGATTCACTTTCCACTCACGCATTCAGTCACTCATATTCTCTTGATTTACATTTTTCGTCTTATGATCAATGACTTAGGCATCAGAGGGGTCACACCGAACACACCATCGAAGCCCCCAACATTGTTTTTATCTGTGCAGAACCACGCTACGCCCGAACTGACCTgttttttgaaagatttgaagacCCGTTTTACCCATAAATTTTTGGTATCATCAGTTGGCGCTTTTGTAAGAATTTGAAGGAGAAAGAGTCAAGATGGCTAACGACAATATTGATGGAGGAAATCCATCTATTGATCCGGAGGTGCTTAATCAACTGATTGCCACCTCTGTGGAACGAGCTCTAGTAGACAGGGAGAGAACCATCTCCTCCCAATCACGATGCGCAGTTGGAGGAAATCAAAACACTAAAGGAGGAGATGGAACTCTTGAATAAAAATCAATCCGGGTATCTAGCAACGTCCCTTTTCCCGGAGATATTGGAGGTGAAACTCcccaaaaatttcaagtttTCGCACATAAGGGAATATGATGGAAACGGGGACCAGGAGGAACACATTTCCATTTTTGAGAACACTGCCCTGTTGCATTGGTACTCCGACCCGATCAAGTGTCGGGTCTTCCTCACCACTTTGATAGGTCCAGCCCAATAGTGGTTTAACCTACTCCGATCAGGAGATATTCATGAGCTCTAGGACTTCACCAAAACCTTCCTTCATCACTTTGCTAGTAGCGAAAAACATCGTACAACTACTTTTAGTATTTTCGCTATTAAACAACGGGAGCAACAGGGTTTGAGGGCGTACATTCGAAGATTTAATGGCCTATCCCTCGAGGTTCCGTCCGCCATGACTGATTTACTCATCAGTTCCTTCATCCAGGGGCTTACTAGTAAAGATTTCCTAAAATCTGTAATCAAGAAACCACCTGCCACATATGAGGATTTACTGGCCCGTGCTGAGAAATATGTGAATTTGGAATAAATACGAGCTTCTCCAGGGGAGAAGAAGAGAGATCAGCATAAAAGCCCTAGAAGAGCCAGGCCACCTGTCCTGCTCCTGATATGTGGACCACAGCTCGACCCAAACTATTGGGGAAGTTCGCCTCTTTCACCCCCTTATGGATGAGTAAAACCCGCGCCCTTCAGATCTGTGATGATAGACAACTCAcgaagtgtagtgacccaaatccaaaattaattattaagttgtaattaatcaagtgatcatgtttaagaaaggtaaacatgattaagagattttaGATGGGTCTAAAGAGTTCAAAAATAGATTCAGAACATTCGAAAATGGGACAGGGAGCCCAAATCCCAGGAAGAGTTTGGAGGGTTCGAAGATGGGCAAGTTCGGAAGCATAATTGATGTACGGAACCAAGGGAGATTAGAATGTCCGATCCacattcggagcttccgaactccacAGGACAGCTGTCCAAGGATAAGGTTAGCAAGATGATGTCGGCGGTcgtgagatcggagct comes from Henckelia pumila isolate YLH828 chromosome 4, ASM3356847v2, whole genome shotgun sequence and encodes:
- the LOC140864427 gene encoding putative late blight resistance protein homolog R1A-10, with the protein product MKEIQEKEDNNLPAKTSSAPKETMVGVDQDLIQIKDRVMGDEQNLQIIPITGMGGIGKTTLARNVYEDKSTVDFFDTRHWVTISQEYIVPDILGSILSVKGEEAELLIERVYKSLKGRRYLIVMDDMWHSEVWVKVRRAFPDDFNGSRVIITTRLSEVALNIDSDSPLHRMQLLDDDKSWALFRSKAFADECPPSRHMKEIGKSIARNCKGLPLAIVVMAGMLKANKKRKYWENIAENVNVASTINDDRYSGIFSLSYSNLPRHLKSCFLYMGVFAEDYEIPVKKLIKLWVADDFLEPSSDSKSLEELAEEYIEDLVERSLVLVARKRSNGKIRYCKIHDVLRDLSITKGREERFVGHVNYMDKSKITLSKLVESQQRLIIHTDQAGFKKTKICNSTVHTLLYFGSKTSALSSFASKLTSLRVLDELLVDSTFFPDQICKLVNLKYLAFTYNKSDKCVISRSISKLQNLETLIIERGGLPADYMCEVILPLEIWKMPRLRHLVLMRNTSLSFPYRDGLGGTYSALENLQTLSNVMNFKFTKETVKGFPNLKKLRIQYHSIEPKNWAKFGLDNLVYLQELEELNFRIHAGPARVGGNPLSTNLAYLQELEELNFRFLAGYARVDGNLWSTNLAFPRRLRKLTLRRSAIQWEKMWMVGSLPNLEVLKLMKDSFVGKEWEPTEGEFLVLKYLEMESINLRDWKVESHYFPCLETLVIRWCYALKEVPSSVGDIPTLGRITFHSCNIEAEHSVRLIEAEQQSLGNDVLKVWIVYPSERLETTSQQ